The region CGCCGGCCTAGCCCATAGTCATATGGTGCAGTGTTCATAGCCATTAGTTAACCTCTACTTTCTCTGGTTTTTGCGCAGCGTGCGCGTGCTCGCTTCCAGCAAAAATCTTCAGGCGAGCTAAGCGACCTGCCGCGAGCTTATTTTTCGGCAGCATACCTTTAACCGCAAGTTCAATGATGTTTTCCGGACTCTTTTCACGCAACTCTTTAAGCTGCGCTTCTTTAAGCCCGCCCGGAAATCCGCTGTGGCGATAGTACATTTTGTCGGTTTCTTTATCGCCTGTTACCGGCACTTCGGCGGCATTAATGACAACGACATAGTCGCCGCCATCTACATGCGGCGTGTAGGTCGGCTTGTATTTGCCAATTAGATACTTAGCAATTTCGGTCGACAAGCGTCCAAGCGTTGCGTCTTTAGCGTCGATCAAAACCCAACGCCGGCTGACATCAGCTGGTTTTTGACTGTAGGTGCGATCTACCATTACTTCGCCTCCTTATCTGGCTTCGGCATGTCTTTCAGCTCGTCGACAAACTCAATAACCGCCATTTGAGCACCATCGCCCACGCGTAAACGCGTGCGCTCAACGCGAACATGACCACTGGTGCGGCCAGTTAGCTGCGGCGCGATTTGATCAACCAATTTGACGGCAGCAATCTGCGTGCTGAGTCCGGCGATAACCGCGCGGCGGTTTGCAAGGTCGCCTTTTTTCGCCTTGGTAATTAACTTTTCAATATAGCGCACGA is a window of Candidatus Saccharimonadaceae bacterium ML1 DNA encoding:
- the rplQ gene encoding 50S ribosomal protein L17, which encodes MHRHGYKGRKFGRERDQRRALLKGLATSLVMEERIETTLPKAKELVRYIEKLITKAKKGDLANRRAVIAGLSTQIAAVKLVDQIAPQLTGRTSGHVRVERTRLRVGDGAQMAVIEFVDELKDMPKPDKEAK
- the rplM gene encoding 50S ribosomal protein L13 → MVDRTYSQKPADVSRRWVLIDAKDATLGRLSTEIAKYLIGKYKPTYTPHVDGGDYVVVINAAEVPVTGDKETDKMYYRHSGFPGGLKEAQLKELREKSPENIIELAVKGMLPKNKLAAGRLARLKIFAGSEHAHAAQKPEKVEVN